One Candidatus Woesearchaeota archaeon genomic region harbors:
- a CDS encoding Mov34/MPN/PAD-1 family protein, whose amino-acid sequence MAGKFVRLNQAAFISMVSSCLETYKKESYGVLLGLSFNGTSLVRNSVNYQTATRTYDYVDVDSHRERKMKKALKYLSNHKMIGDFHSHSDFPDKLSRHDRKDLLAQGNKWVSILLVIWDTRKKTPWAYNKKDKYLSGSVSNRFFVKMHAYKNIDGKIEKVRIDCPYVNKLNEAHF is encoded by the coding sequence ATGGCGGGAAAATTTGTAAGGCTCAACCAGGCGGCATTTATCAGCATGGTCAGCTCCTGCCTTGAGACTTACAAAAAGGAAAGCTACGGGGTCCTGCTCGGCCTCAGCTTTAATGGAACAAGCCTTGTCAGGAATTCCGTCAATTACCAAACCGCAACAAGGACTTATGATTATGTTGATGTTGATTCGCACCGCGAAAGAAAAATGAAAAAGGCATTGAAGTACCTTTCAAATCACAAGATGATAGGCGACTTCCATTCGCATTCTGATTTTCCCGACAAGCTCAGCAGGCATGACAGGAAGGACCTTTTGGCGCAGGGAAACAAATGGGTCAGCATACTTTTGGTAATCTGGGACACCAGGAAAAAAACCCCCTGGGCTTACAATAAGAAGGATAAATACCTTTCCGGGAGCGTCAGCAACCGCTTTTTTGTGAAGATGCATGCCTACAAAAACATCGACGGCAAAATAGAAAAGGTCAGGATAGACTGCCCGTATGTCAATAAGTTAAATGAGGCTCATTTCTGA